The Larimichthys crocea isolate SSNF chromosome XXI, L_crocea_2.0, whole genome shotgun sequence genomic sequence CTGGTGGTTAGGAGGCTTTTGGACATACTTGTTCTGACCATGATATAAATTCTACCAAGAATTCCTATTTATGAATgtgcacaacacacaacacaacgaCAGACACTGTATTACTGTGCTGTCACAGAGGGAAGCGAATGAATCAAAGAGAAATTCATTCATATGCACAACCATGTTTTAGAGCCGCTGACTGTGGTGTCAGAGCAGAGGTTAAGATATGGAAGTTGAGCCATAATAATACTGTACAAGGACCTgatattcaaacatgtttatatctTCTGTTACATATTACATTATACTATGTCTAaacatcagttttgttttgtttttttgcactgacCTTTACCATTACCAAGAGGTTTTGCAATTCTCTTTAAGTATTCAGCTGTTTTCTAACAGAATCCCAGGTTACTGCTAAATGCTAtttgttcagtttcattttaaggAGTGACGTTAACATGTTTTTACGATTTGTTCACAAATTTTGGTCTCACTGCAACAATTCCTAATTCTGTTTGGCTTGCTGGAGTATATTTAGTGATGTGACCTCACCACCAATTGTCCATCACTGCTCCTTTTACACATGTGGTTGACCTCAGACCAAAGCTTGTGTACATTTATCTTCTTATTTGAGTTTTATAAAGAGATAAAACTTATTTGCCTGTTGTCTTCTCTTTCCCATAAAGACAATAACACATATGGTTTCAGGTATTTATTGCACACCCACAAAATTGTGTAGTCTCACTGTACATATCTTAGGTTCGAACTGTGCAAAGGTCTTCACACAAAGTAAAGAGCAAAGGCTATTTAAATATAAGACATAAAGACACTCGAAACCCTTTGAAATTAATCCATTAAAATATACAATTCGACACCAGCAGcctgtattatatataatatacatgcCTCATACTTCATCTGCCAACACCCTGATTGTCTCCAAAGGAATTAAAGGCTGGGTTAgtacaaaaaataattatttgtcattactttgttacttttttggtagaaaaaaatatattaaaaaatagtCTAAGCTAAATTCATCTTGAGTTGTTCCTAACAAAAAATATTGTTCTTCAAATCTACAAGCATCATTGCTCTTCAGATGTTTTTGCAAAGAATTTCATGGTTTCCAAAAAATATAACAGTGCATTCAGGTAACTTGTTCCAAATTTCAAATTTTGTATGAGACAAAGAATAACTTTTCAGTTCAAAAATGCAATCTGTACATGGATATCTCTCAGATTTAGTACACAGTATATAGAAACAAGTCTTAtgattatattacatatatttagcacagcatttttttttccataattcACTGAAATTGCCTTCAACTTGTGCACAGTCCATCTGCTGTGGGAGTGTTGACTGGAAAACTGCCCTGCCATAAGCAGCTGCTGTTCCCAGAGTGGTAATTTAAGCCAAAACTAGGAGTATCCTTCACATCCTGAGCTGACTCATGAGGTTAGAAAGGGAGGTGACACTGTCCCTCAGTTTGGAGTCTTCTTCCTGTCCAAGAGACAGCCCAGCCAAGCGCGTGGAACCTTTCGCTCCCATGATGCACGGCAGGCTGAGGAACACCTCTGCACCTATGCCACCCCATCCCTGAAGCCAACAGAGAACATGTTACATGTTGTATGAGCAAATTTCAATGAAACCTGAACATGCACAGCTTGTCATCcatgcagtgtttctcaaacttttttttttttttttttttaaaacaccacAGTACCGCCATTATGACAATTAAAGTAGTGCAGGCATAacctgttcagctacagacagtttgAGCAGGACACgtaataatgttgttgttttaatagcAGACACTCTGTGTTTTACCTGAGCCAGCGTGGAGACAGAGTGGGGCTTCATTTTATCCGTCAGGACACTGTTTGTTATGTCAGCAATGGACAGACCCACGGACCACGACCGCTGGCCTTGATTCTTAATGATCTCAAACCCTCtaaaagcacagaaaaacatgtatttttaaaactttaaatttgaaagtaaaaaaaacaaaaacaccataGACGGAGAAGCGGGTGCTTTCTCTTCTAACTTTCTAAAACTTTAATTCTGTGTCCACAATTTTAAGATCCAGTTAATCCATCTACACATAAATCTGTCACTCCAGGTCATACTAATTCATGCCAGTACCTGTCTAACAATGGTTTGGTAGAGCCGGATCCTGATACGATCTGTGGCTGCGTGCTGGAGCTCAGCCCAGTGTTACTCATCACAGCAActgcaagacaaaaacattgCTCAATCATGTGCGTCATGAATGGAAAGATGTAATTGCTGgttatgcaaaaaaaacaagaacgaCATCAGACAATCAAgcaataaaaagattttttttttaaaagagccaGTCAGACATTCACTGTGACACTTAATGATACACAAGGCCTTTGTGTACAAATCTAACTGATCCTTTTGTCTCACTTTTGTTGTCTGAGAACTCTCCTATGATCCAGGCTGGTTTGTGAGTGTTCAGGTTAATATCCAGAGCGTGACTAAGTCGCTCTGAGTCCAGGTTACACCCCGCTCCGATCACCCGTGTCGGCGGCAGGCCACTCTGCCTCCAGGCAACGTGTGTCATGATGTCCACTGGAATTTGACAGGAAAAAGAACAGAGTCTGACAATATCAAAAAAGGTTAATGAACAGACTGGAGAAGAGTGTCTTTATCACCAACACCAACCTGGCTGAGAAGCGATGAGCATTATTGCATTAGGACTGAGACGTGCCAGATTTGGGATGATTCCTCTGTACAAGTCCACGTTCGTTTGAACCACGCTTACGTACGACTGCTCACTGCTCCATGCGTTTGCAGTCACCACCACGACTTTGGAACCCGCAGAGGCTGATAAATCTAATGAAGAAGAGTGATCATCAGTTAAATTCTGCACACATCTGACAGCAAACCTCGTAGGAAAACAGTTTCTGGTTCTCTGTTAACTCTTGATTAATCTCTGATGAGCACATTGTCTTTTATGTTTCTGCAAAATTCAGGTTCACCTACAACACAGCAGCTGGTTGGGATTAAGTGAATGCTTGCTGTCATAGGGGTGTGTCATCAAAGACAGGCACCTTAAGCACAAAGCCAGTCTGCTACCTTTGAAACAACCTGACATCAGGGATGACTCAACAAAGATGCACTTGTACATTGCTGTGTGACGGTGTGGAAAGTGACGTACCTCTGGATACTTCAACCTTGGGCAGGCTGAAAATATCGAGGTCTGTACTGCCGCCTTTGGTGGAACAGCCAGCGACgtcaataaaaacaagtttatcCACTTTACACTAGATGGGAAtaagaagaaacacatttttaaaatcagtgttaGAATGTGACATTGACATGACACATGTGACATGACAAAGGTGATCACCTTTGATAAAATGCTCATCACTGATGCCATTCCTAAATCTCCTCCTCCGATAACTGAAACTTTGGCTGGTTGATCGTGATGTCTGATTACACCTGAAACAGACACAAGTTAAGCTAAAAATAGCACACAGTTATCTGATTATTGATCATTAAAGACAAAGCTGGGTATCACGTGAAGCACCATCATTGATCTGGAGATTAGAGACAAAAGCAAGAAGGTCGTGGGGGTCTTTGTCTCCTGCAGCTCTTGTAGACAGTGGAGGCTCCTCTTCAAATTTGGCAGTCATCTCATTCAAAAGACCTGCTACAGATGATTTGGGCTGTTgggaagcaaaaaaacaaacaaagagaaaaactgataaaaacacCACAGGACTTCTTTGGAGCAATTTTTAatttcacccaaaaaaaaagataaagccTTACATAATCCCAGTTGTGCAGCCCCGGCAGGAAGAGCCGTCCTCGAGCGTCAACATGCTTGCCCTCTCTGATCACCATGTTAGGGGTGGGTCTCAGGAGGCATATGGGTGGAGTGAAGGGGAATGAGTCCAGCAGCCACAGCTGAATGGGGAAGTTGTAGGACCGGCCTTATGATAGAAACACCCGTCATCCACCAGTACACAATAATGGCCTCACACCTTAAAAGTAAATTCCAGTTTCACACTTACCTTCATACTTAACGGGGAGGTTCCCAATTAATTTCAGGAGATCTTTTTGGGTGCTGTCAGTAAATGCTGAAAGTGACGACAGAGACAGTGAGTCTTGGGGAAGAAACAGATGTGATTTATGTGAGGGTCTACAAAAGATCCAAGAAAAACTCACTGTATGTCCCAGTGGATGCTACCATACCAGGGTAGACTCGATTGATTTTCTCCAGCTCCTCAATAGCAACATCATGGAATTTGTACTAATACCCAAAAGCAAAAGACTCATCAGTGTGTGACtaatggaaaacaaatgttGGCATTGTGAGGCATAAACAGGTTTCAGTTTCTGTccacagtgttttaaaaaaatcattgttaTCGGCTAATTATgtggattcagtgtttttttctgtgtctggaaaatcagctgtttaatttttatttttaatcaaaataaataaatcaaaacctCAAACAAAGATATACATTATACTGACAGATTCTTAAAGGGTTTCATCAGACCAGTCAGGATTTTATTGTGTTCACATTcaagttgttgtgttttctttttagcagAAATGATGACAGGAGGACTAGTCAGCTTTGAGTCGCTACCATCAAGTATCAAGCAGTTTGTTTTGGTATTAACTTCATGAAACGAGGAGACGGGCAGTGATTTACTATCATAACATTTGattccataaaaaaaacattgatttccCATTAAAATCGGACCCGTGATATTTTTCCAGAGCATGTGACAGAGCTGGTTTGACCAGTTCAACTCAACAAACACAGGTTAGCCTCCTGAGCTAACCGGCACCGACAGTACAAGTGTTACATTAAATCAGTGTTAGACATGACTAACCTTTGAGAGGACACGCTGTATTTTCTCTGACTTCAGGTCCATCTATTGAAttacaaaccccccaaaaaagacgCTTGTGTCTGATTTGAGAGTCTTGACTCGTGACTTCAACTtcagctggaaaaacaaacttcCGCAAACTTTCACAAGTAGCTCAGAGAAACCACAGGCCCCGCCCACTGCTTACGTCACGTACGGCAGGCCGAGAGGGAAGAAAAGGCACGCGCAGCTCGTCAACATATTTCTTtcaataaaaaatctaaaaaaacgAAATTAAACAATATCCCACGCAGTGCATTTAAAGAAAAGCTTACAGCTTCTCATGACATCCAGAAATCATCTTGTAcaatctgtatatatatatatattgctaaGACTGTCATGTTTGAGAAAACATTCAACACATCAAACTgaacaattaaataaaaccCTTTATGCAATCTCTCACATcatttttaaagacaaacacacacacaacacgtcAAGTGGCAATGTTTTTCTGCATATTCAGTTTTGACAATCAAAAggttgttttggaaaaatacgCAACGACTTCTGCTCAAAAATAGCATGTTATCGACACTTGAGACTGTATGTCGTTGTtagtctaaaaaaacaaaacaaaaaaactcacgCTCATCCATATTTATAGTTCTCTTTGCGACTCAGTTCCTTTGAGAAACTGTTGACAGTGTAAACCCTGCACTCATTGGggagggaaaataaataatataacaggGGAAATGTTTCGTCACATCCTACCGGCTTTAATGCCTGAATGATTTGtgcatattttgtctttgactaaAATTCTTTAACTTTTCCTCTTGAGATAATGTCATGTGTCAAgtccactttttttcccccgaaCATggggagagaagcagagaggaagcCGAGGTGGACACAGTTAGCAGGCTTCATGTGTTGGCAGACCCCCCATGTCCTGTCTTTCTTTTAAGTCATCTCAACCAGAAAAGGGgcttcagttcttttttttcctcttggcattctttttcatttcatcttcctctcttttctcctcctccaggtcttCCTGCACTGCCAGTTTCAAGCTAAAAATGGAGAAAGCACAGGGAATGcagaaaaaacataacattataAGAGGATGTCGATGAGACAGATTGGAATGATGCTTgtttaaaagcacaaacacgGATGATGTATACAAGGTTTAAATGACTTCAGTGTACATGGTTAATGAGTACTCCTGTCAGGCTTCATCGTATGTCTGCTAATATTCcagatgtttaaatgtttggatGAGAAAGGCACTCTGTTTCACTGTATATGTCTAAAGATCCAACATTTCTGGAAGGATGTTACTaaatgtttgtcagaccaaagtccCCTTTAATGCCGGCCTCTGTGTActtgaaatatataatataaacgGACTAAACATCTGGACTTTGGACTTCTTCAAGTTAGGAGGGCCAGTGCACTGTATAGGATAAGAATAGATGCACTTTACATTAAAGAAGATTGTATATCATGTtgggaaatattttatttgtattctaCCATATTATTGGTGCAAGTgggtaattgtgtgtgtgtttgtctgcataaTGTATGTCTCAAATTCTATTGTTAATGTATGTTGTAAGAAAATGCCAATAAACATACGGTGAATAAACAtcatcacattcatttttttcatcttacCTCCTGGCCTCCTCTTTCTGCAGATCTCTCCAGCTGCTCTCCATGAATTTAAGTGCATAGTCACTCTCATCCCTGTACCTGAGGAGTTTAAAAGCAAAAAGGGTTTGATATAAAATTTGGTTTACAATGCAGTGAAATGACTGGTGACCAGAATGTTTAGGGGGACAATGCTTACTTGGTTCGATCGTAGCCAAAGATTTCCTTAATGTGCCTGGAAATTTGGTCTTGATCGTCACCTCCATCATCAATAAAATCATCCATTTCTGAGTCAtattcatcttcatcctcatATTTTCTCTTATATGCAGAGGTGATGGGTGGTAACATTGTGCCTGGATAACAAATATGCAATTATTAACatgaatatacagtacacacacactagaaaGAGGACGTTTGGGCTTTCTTGGGAAGCTAGGGCATGCAAAAAAGAGCCAAAGCTATTGATCGAGAAGACCGCTGCTCTTTGACGTGGAATAATGATTAGGACAGGATGCCGAACGTTGCTGACACGCTTCATTCAGTTCGGCAAACAAACCATTTGACCTGTAGTACTGATTGTGTAGTTTCAGTGTGTCACCAGCTGTTTATTGTATTACATCACATTACTTTTTAAACATGCTTTGCATGCTTGTTACGAGCATATATCGGCTCTACGTGTAAAAATTGCATTAATAATCACATAATATGAATGCAGTTCATTCAGTTTAATTGCTTTCTTTTATGTGGCTCTGGCTGAGCGCATGAACCAAACAAGCTTACTTCAAGTGACCACAGCTCTTACACCACCCACTGCATCCTGTATCCTTTCTACCCTTTGTATTCTGCTTGTCGTCTCACCATGATTTGgaataataatgttattttagtttcaACAAAGCATGTTTTGTCCTTGTTAGTGGCTCTAGCTGTAGTTTGACACTTTGTAATACTGTACTGAAATGAGCTGTGTGTATGAAGGTCATGACAACTACTGAAATGTGTACTCAACAATGTCAACAATGACAAATCCAGCTCTTTGGCAATATCATGCCTATGATATGACATTATGATGATTTTATTCTCTTCGTGGTTCTTACCTGGCGGTCTGTTCATCATAGGTCTGGGTGGCATTCCTGGTCTGGGAGCCATTCCTGGCCTTGGTGGCATTCCCGGCCTCTGTGGCATTCCCGGCCTGGGTGGCATCCCAGGTCTCTGTTGCATGCCTGGACGAGGAGGGGCTCCTGGTCTGGATCCACCAACATTCTTGGACGAGATGGTCTCCGACACCACAGTGCACTTGGGTCTTCCAGGTCCTGATGCAATGCTGCCAGTCGGTCGTCCTTGTACTGCTCCTCCACTACCAGGTCCAACCCCTGGAGGTCGGGATCCACGACCTCCAGAGTGAGCCAGCATGCCCCTCCCACCAGGCCTAGCCTGTGGGGCACCTCCAGGTCTTGCCTGGAGTGCGCCTCCAGGTCTTGTCTGTGGGGCTCCACCAGGCCTTGCCTGGAGTGTGCCTCCAGGTCTTGCCTGAGGTTGGCTCCCTGCCTTCAGCGGGCCACCTGATGAAGGTCTCATCACTGGATTACCACTTGATTTGACTGCAGAATTATTTCCAGGCCTTAGCGGTTCTCCCTTTCCAGATTTGAGGCCTCCGACTATAGATCCCTGCTTCAATGAGTTACCCTGACTCGACCGGTTTTGCTGTGAGCTCCCATGTTGAGATTTTTGGCCTGTTACAGTTGAACCAGGAGGCCTGGTCCCAGGAATGCCTGATGCTCTTCCTTGGTATACTGAGGAGCTTTCTTTTTTGAAACTAAGGTCACTTGAGGTGCTGGATTTGTGGCTAGAGGTAGGCTTGGAGCCCACCTGTTTGGCTAAAACCTGAGAAGATTTCGAAGGAACTTTACTGTTTATGGCACCAGATGAACTAGACGAGCTCGACTTGAATTTGTCTCTATCACTGTGAGATGTCTTgggtctctctttctcttgggGCTTGGAAGAAGAGTGGCTAATCTGATTTTGGTGAGACTTCTTTCCTGAGCCGC encodes the following:
- the uevld gene encoding ubiquitin-conjugating enzyme E2 variant 3 — its product is MDLKSEKIQRVLSKYKFHDVAIEELEKINRVYPGMVASTGTYTFTDSTQKDLLKLIGNLPVKYEGRSYNFPIQLWLLDSFPFTPPICLLRPTPNMVIREGKHVDARGRLFLPGLHNWDYPKSSVAGLLNEMTAKFEEEPPLSTRAAGDKDPHDLLAFVSNLQINDGVIRHHDQPAKVSVIGGGDLGMASVMSILSKCKVDKLVFIDVAGCSTKGGSTDLDIFSLPKVEVSRDLSASAGSKVVVVTANAWSSEQSYVSVVQTNVDLYRGIIPNLARLSPNAIMLIASQPVDIMTHVAWRQSGLPPTRVIGAGCNLDSERLSHALDINLNTHKPAWIIGEFSDNKIAVMSNTGLSSSTQPQIVSGSGSTKPLLDRGFEIIKNQGQRSWSVGLSIADITNSVLTDKMKPHSVSTLAQGWGGIGAEVFLSLPCIMGAKGSTRLAGLSLGQEEDSKLRDSVTSLSNLMSQLRM
- the spty2d1 gene encoding protein SPT2 homolog; this encodes MMDFDNILDIASQNQGGSGSQKRYSLQAGPPKKDPRSKGVNPAAVQALLKKQFVETKKKEIQNKKKKEELLAKRVELKSDRKARAMASRTKDNFRGYNGVPIVEMPKKRRTKQEMEEERSMNNDRFRNNSLDPEDDEDNYEYEQTDSEPDQDPEPLRPGKTTGVSGSKSSDKLSSKRNSGPPKPAPPPMNFADLLKLAEKKQFEPVELKSKAVKKEERLRTAEEIRELEMERKAKRPDKDRDSKAERERDGKSQSSSSSNRKGTLEREQKNCKPQKNSVEKPGLHSGSGKKSHQNQISHSSSKPQEKERPKTSHSDRDKFKSSSSSSSGAINSKVPSKSSQVLAKQVGSKPTSSHKSSTSSDLSFKKESSSVYQGRASGIPGTRPPGSTVTGQKSQHGSSQQNRSSQGNSLKQGSIVGGLKSGKGEPLRPGNNSAVKSSGNPVMRPSSGGPLKAGSQPQARPGGTLQARPGGAPQTRPGGALQARPGGAPQARPGGRGMLAHSGGRGSRPPGVGPGSGGAVQGRPTGSIASGPGRPKCTVVSETISSKNVGGSRPGAPPRPGMQQRPGMPPRPGMPQRPGMPPRPGMAPRPGMPPRPMMNRPPGTMLPPITSAYKRKYEDEDEYDSEMDDFIDDGGDDQDQISRHIKEIFGYDRTKYRDESDYALKFMESSWRDLQKEEARSLKLAVQEDLEEEKREEDEMKKNAKRKKKN